A genomic region of Nymphaea colorata isolate Beijing-Zhang1983 chromosome 2, ASM883128v2, whole genome shotgun sequence contains the following coding sequences:
- the LOC116246990 gene encoding BURP domain-containing protein 5-like, giving the protein MDPNSADALTVRHTLEDCKREANEGETSYCVTSLESMVDFVVSQLKTNDVQLLTYSFLNKEERETKSRVYTVQPGVIELAAQTTVACHVQSYPYAVFYCHTVPKTKTYIVPLVAEEDSTRVRAGAVCHTDTSSWNKNHAAMLALGIKPGTPLCHFLSHGHVVFVPNSALNMSAVRRSASMA; this is encoded by the coding sequence ATGGATCCCAACTCTGCTGACGCGCTGACCGTGAGGCACACGCTTGAAGACTGCAAGAGGGAAGCCAATGAAGGGGAGACCAGCTATTGCGTTACATCCTTAGAATCCATGGTCGACTTCGTTGTGTCCCAGCTGAAGACGAATGATGTTCAGTTGCTAACCTACTCGTTCTTGaacaaggaagaaagagagaccaAGAGCAGAGTGTACACAGTTCAGCCCGGTGTGATCGAATTGGCCGCACAAACCACAGTGGCGTGTCACGTCCAGTCGTACCCATATGCAGTGTTCTACTGCCACACGGTTCCGAAAACCAAAActtacattgttccattggttGCTGAAGAAGATAGCACCAGAGTGAGGGCAGGGGCTGTGTGCCACACTGACACATCTTCATGGAACAAGAACCATGCCGCTATGCTGGCACTAGGAATCAAGCCGGGAACTCCTCTTTGTCACTTCCTTTCTCATGGTCACGTTGTGTTTGTTCCCAACTCTGCTCTTAACATGTCCGCAGTACGCCGGTCCGCTAGTATGGCCTAG